Proteins found in one Caldalkalibacillus salinus genomic segment:
- a CDS encoding glycoside hydrolase family 127 protein, translating to MKHTQTGLMRPVNLKYVKVTDAFWSPWQALVKDTIISYQWDALNDRIPGAAPSHTIDNFEIAAGKKEGQHYGMVFQDSDLYKWMETVSYVLAANRDEKWEKVMDEVIELLEQAQEEDGYLNTYFTVSHPEEKWTNLKDDHELYCAGHLIEAAVAYYEATGKEKIIRIVGQLVDHIMTVLGPEPGKKRGYPGHPEIELALIKLYRVTKEEKYLQLCQFFIDERGKQSPHYYDVEIEQRGDDQVQRGVHNYDYFQAHLPMREQTTAEGHSVRAVYLYSGIVDLAVELSDDELLQVSRTLWENTVNKRMYITGGIGSSAYQERFTVDYDLPNDRAYTETCAAIALIFWAQRMIQVDGHARYADIMERALYNGALSGISLDGKRYFYVNPLEVWPHTANHRHDMHTVKTTRQPWFGCACCPPNIARLLASLGEYIYSANDTEAYVHLFIGSETQFDFNNQTVCLKQRTDYPWEGKANFTVSAAQPVDFTLNIRQPEWCQQATVQLNGQTLSYTTNKGYIKLQRTWHPGDQLTLEMEMPINIVHAHPEVRENAGKVALQRGPIVYCLEEADNGRNLHDIHLAQDASVQSTFEPSLLNGVTVLTGKAYRTDSTHVPDQLYTTQVYPKIPFEFKAIPYYTWANRGEGEMLVWLRSDQTTS from the coding sequence ATGAAACATACCCAAACAGGTCTGATGCGACCCGTCAACTTAAAATATGTGAAAGTGACAGACGCATTCTGGTCACCATGGCAAGCCCTAGTCAAGGATACCATTATTTCCTATCAGTGGGACGCTTTGAACGATCGCATCCCAGGGGCGGCACCAAGCCACACGATAGATAACTTTGAGATCGCAGCAGGGAAAAAAGAAGGTCAACATTACGGCATGGTCTTCCAGGACAGTGACTTATATAAATGGATGGAAACGGTGAGTTACGTTCTCGCAGCTAATCGAGACGAGAAATGGGAAAAGGTCATGGATGAGGTTATTGAGCTGCTAGAACAAGCCCAAGAAGAGGATGGATACCTTAACACGTATTTCACAGTGAGTCATCCAGAAGAAAAATGGACCAATCTCAAGGACGATCATGAACTATACTGCGCGGGACATCTCATAGAAGCCGCTGTCGCTTACTATGAAGCAACAGGGAAGGAAAAAATCATCCGCATTGTGGGTCAATTAGTCGACCACATCATGACCGTGCTGGGGCCAGAACCCGGGAAAAAAAGAGGCTATCCCGGACACCCCGAGATTGAATTAGCGCTAATTAAGCTCTATCGCGTCACAAAAGAGGAAAAGTATCTTCAGCTGTGCCAATTCTTTATAGATGAACGCGGGAAGCAATCGCCCCATTATTATGATGTGGAAATTGAACAACGTGGCGATGATCAAGTTCAACGGGGCGTTCATAACTATGACTATTTTCAAGCCCATCTCCCAATGAGGGAACAAACGACAGCAGAGGGCCATTCTGTACGCGCCGTTTATTTATACAGTGGCATTGTAGATTTAGCGGTTGAATTAAGCGACGATGAGTTATTACAGGTGAGCAGAACGTTATGGGAGAATACAGTCAATAAAAGAATGTATATTACAGGTGGCATCGGTTCTTCCGCCTACCAGGAAAGGTTCACCGTCGATTATGACCTTCCTAACGACCGCGCCTATACAGAAACGTGTGCTGCGATTGCACTTATTTTCTGGGCACAGCGAATGATTCAGGTTGATGGTCACGCCCGTTACGCAGATATCATGGAACGTGCCTTATACAATGGCGCGTTAAGCGGCATATCGCTTGATGGTAAACGTTACTTCTATGTCAATCCGTTAGAAGTATGGCCACATACCGCGAATCACCGGCATGATATGCACACAGTGAAAACAACGAGACAACCGTGGTTTGGATGTGCCTGTTGTCCCCCTAACATTGCCAGACTGCTCGCCTCTTTAGGGGAATATATTTACTCAGCAAATGATACCGAAGCTTATGTGCACCTGTTTATTGGCAGTGAAACACAATTCGATTTTAACAATCAAACGGTCTGTTTAAAACAAAGGACCGACTACCCATGGGAGGGCAAGGCCAACTTTACGGTTTCAGCAGCACAACCCGTTGATTTTACACTAAACATACGTCAACCGGAGTGGTGTCAACAGGCAACCGTACAGCTGAATGGCCAGACACTCTCATATACGACTAACAAAGGCTATATCAAACTTCAAAGGACATGGCATCCAGGTGATCAGCTTACCCTAGAGATGGAGATGCCAATCAATATCGTTCACGCCCATCCTGAAGTTCGTGAAAATGCGGGCAAGGTCGCTTTACAGCGTGGCCCTATTGTGTACTGCCTAGAAGAAGCTGATAACGGTCGCAACCTCCATGATATCCATTTAGCCCAAGACGCATCGGTTCAATCAACCTTTGAACCCAGCCTGCTAAACGGGGTGACGGTTCTTACCGGGAAAGCGTATCGCACGGACTCTACCCATGTACCAGACCAACTTTATACCACCCAGGTCTATCCTAAGATTCCGTTCGAGTTTAAGGCGATCCCTTATTACACTTGGGCTAACCGGGGAGAAGGTGAAATGCTCGTTTGGTTAAGAAGTGATCAAACGACATCGTAA
- a CDS encoding NADP-dependent oxidoreductase: MKAIIIEQYGGPEQLKEVEVPIPTPEANQVLIEMHATSVNPIDWKVRAGHLKEMLSFEFPIILGWDAAGVVKEVGADVTAFKVGDRVFARPDTTSNGCYAEYIVTEEKYLARIPHNMGFGDAASVPLAGLTAWQCLIDFGQLKSGDKVLIHAGAGGVGTFAIQIAKSVGAHVAATASEKNEALLQSLGVDTFINYKEQDFENVIADYDLVLDSMGGDIQERSYDVLKAGGKLVSIVAPPDEEQAKAHDVTAGFLWLNPNGEQLQELADLMENEQVKPIVGHHFPLTEEGLQEAHQLSESHHAKGKIVINVRP, translated from the coding sequence ATGAAAGCAATTATTATTGAACAGTATGGTGGACCAGAACAGCTAAAGGAAGTAGAAGTACCAATACCAACCCCTGAGGCGAATCAGGTTTTAATAGAAATGCACGCCACATCCGTTAATCCCATCGACTGGAAAGTCAGAGCAGGTCACTTAAAAGAGATGCTCAGCTTTGAATTCCCGATTATCTTAGGCTGGGATGCAGCTGGCGTCGTGAAAGAAGTAGGTGCTGATGTCACGGCCTTTAAGGTTGGAGACCGTGTCTTTGCCCGCCCTGATACGACGTCCAACGGGTGTTACGCTGAGTATATCGTCACAGAAGAGAAGTACTTAGCTAGAATACCTCATAACATGGGTTTTGGAGATGCTGCTTCTGTGCCCCTTGCAGGTCTCACCGCATGGCAATGCCTGATTGATTTTGGTCAACTCAAGTCTGGCGATAAAGTACTGATACACGCCGGTGCAGGTGGTGTCGGAACATTTGCGATTCAAATTGCTAAGAGCGTAGGCGCACACGTCGCTGCAACGGCCAGTGAGAAAAATGAAGCGTTGCTTCAATCACTCGGGGTGGATACTTTTATTAACTATAAAGAGCAAGACTTTGAGAACGTCATTGCAGATTATGATCTCGTCCTTGACTCTATGGGGGGAGACATTCAAGAGAGAAGTTACGACGTATTGAAAGCAGGAGGCAAACTCGTCTCTATTGTAGCACCACCGGATGAAGAGCAGGCCAAGGCACACGATGTAACAGCAGGTTTTCTATGGCTTAACCCCAACGGTGAACAGTTGCAAGAACTCGCTGACTTGATGGAGAACGAGCAAGTTAAGCCTATCGTAGGTCATCATTTTCCTTTGACAGAAGAAGGGCTCCAAGAGGCGCATCAACTGAGTGAAAGTCATCATGCTAAAGGGAAAATCGTGATTAATGTTCGGCCATAA
- a CDS encoding HU family DNA-binding protein — MNKTQLIQQLKDKTGLSKKDIELTVNAFIESVTETLEAGEKVQIVGFGHFETRNRSARKGRNPQTGQEITIPESRVPAFKAGKQLKEAVN, encoded by the coding sequence ATGAACAAGACACAGTTAATTCAACAGTTAAAGGATAAGACGGGATTGTCTAAAAAAGATATTGAGTTAACAGTGAATGCATTCATCGAATCCGTTACAGAGACACTTGAAGCTGGTGAAAAAGTACAAATCGTAGGATTTGGCCATTTTGAAACACGTAATCGTTCTGCTAGAAAAGGACGTAACCCTCAAACGGGTCAAGAGATTACGATTCCAGAAAGTCGAGTGCCTGCATTCAAAGCCGGAAAACAGCTTAAAGAAGCGGTGAATTAA
- a CDS encoding ATP-dependent helicase: MTILYEARYQPFGVTSQSIPKAEEAEVKTSVELVPHDESDAPFFRLLEAQGLFLNERQIEACRHGEGPLLTLAGAGTGKTTVLVARTAYLIQHLQVDPRHILLMTFTKRAAEEMRQRIIQLVGQRGTQVVSGTFHSIFYRLLRHKGLQETLLVGEKRKQTIVKMILKEKGLDQSHQPETLLTTLSDHKRKGQTVHSLPREKPGEQKVYEVLTQYEEWKKAQQYIDFDDILLKSEALLKRQTTLLAQLQRRFQYVMVDEFQDTNAIQYHLVQQLAQPQNNVMVVGDEKQCIYSFQSADPSIILNFDQDYKHARLIELDINYRSSSRVVGLGNQIIKHNQTTKSGDLKATHDGPIPCYLRPQDTDEEAKAIIQMIQDEVKTDKRRFGDFAILHRTLTSSRSLFEQLVIQDIPFISYHDGEHFYEQHTVKTVIDHLRLSFQPWDKDALMQVIPTLYLNKENAMRWIEEREVTSPEATPFDHLMHQPHLRRFQQKKIEEKKRMIEGLKRQSPYAAILEVRATYDKFIEARDQTNTLVKMMLKETLEELETSARRFETVASFLEFIDTIIEQHHDMGQRTASDAQDAVTLMTIHKAKGLEYPVVFVTGASESILPHSSALTEDPPKDVASSIHNPLEEERRLTYVAVTRAKEALYVTSPKRYRGKETSVSRFFKEAF; the protein is encoded by the coding sequence ATGACCATACTATACGAAGCGCGTTATCAGCCATTTGGGGTGACATCACAAAGCATTCCGAAAGCTGAGGAGGCGGAAGTGAAAACAAGTGTGGAGCTCGTTCCTCATGATGAGAGCGATGCTCCTTTTTTTCGTCTGCTGGAAGCGCAAGGTTTATTTTTAAATGAAAGACAGATCGAGGCTTGCCGGCACGGTGAGGGACCATTATTGACATTAGCTGGGGCTGGCACAGGGAAAACAACCGTCCTAGTCGCCCGAACCGCCTACCTGATACAACATCTGCAGGTCGATCCCAGACACATCTTGCTCATGACGTTCACTAAAAGAGCGGCGGAGGAAATGCGCCAACGGATTATCCAGCTTGTGGGACAGAGAGGAACACAAGTCGTATCGGGAACCTTTCACTCTATCTTTTACCGCCTACTTCGCCATAAAGGGTTACAGGAGACACTATTAGTGGGAGAAAAGCGTAAACAAACAATCGTCAAGATGATATTAAAAGAGAAAGGACTGGACCAATCACACCAACCAGAAACACTTTTAACCACTTTATCCGATCATAAACGCAAGGGTCAAACAGTCCATAGCCTTCCTCGAGAAAAACCGGGTGAACAAAAGGTTTATGAGGTCCTCACACAATATGAAGAGTGGAAGAAGGCACAGCAATACATAGACTTTGATGATATTTTACTGAAAAGTGAAGCCTTACTTAAACGCCAAACGACGTTACTTGCCCAGCTGCAACGTCGTTTCCAGTATGTCATGGTGGACGAATTTCAGGATACGAATGCGATCCAATACCATTTAGTCCAACAGCTGGCCCAACCGCAAAACAATGTGATGGTCGTGGGAGATGAAAAACAGTGCATTTATTCGTTCCAATCCGCTGATCCCAGTATCATCCTCAATTTCGATCAGGACTATAAACACGCGCGACTGATTGAATTGGATATCAATTATCGTTCATCTAGTCGAGTGGTGGGCTTAGGTAACCAAATCATAAAGCATAATCAAACCACTAAGTCTGGCGATCTCAAAGCCACACACGACGGGCCTATCCCTTGTTACTTGAGACCTCAGGACACAGATGAAGAGGCCAAAGCGATCATACAAATGATTCAAGACGAAGTGAAAACTGACAAGAGACGTTTTGGTGATTTTGCCATATTGCATCGTACATTGACGTCCAGTCGAAGTTTATTTGAGCAGCTTGTCATACAGGATATCCCATTTATCTCATATCATGATGGAGAGCACTTTTACGAGCAACATACGGTTAAAACGGTGATAGATCACTTGCGTCTTTCCTTTCAGCCTTGGGACAAAGATGCGCTGATGCAAGTCATTCCTACACTGTATTTAAACAAAGAGAACGCGATGCGTTGGATAGAGGAAAGGGAGGTGACATCACCTGAAGCGACCCCTTTTGACCATCTCATGCACCAACCTCATCTCCGGCGTTTTCAACAGAAAAAAATAGAAGAAAAAAAGCGGATGATCGAGGGGTTGAAGCGTCAATCGCCGTATGCCGCAATATTAGAGGTTCGTGCCACCTACGATAAATTTATAGAGGCGAGAGATCAAACGAACACCTTAGTGAAGATGATGCTCAAAGAAACATTAGAAGAGTTAGAGACATCCGCGAGACGTTTTGAAACCGTTGCTTCGTTTCTTGAATTCATCGACACCATCATTGAACAACACCATGATATGGGTCAAAGGACGGCCAGTGATGCCCAAGATGCGGTTACCTTAATGACTATTCACAAGGCTAAAGGATTAGAGTATCCTGTTGTCTTTGTGACGGGCGCTTCAGAATCTATTCTTCCTCATAGTAGCGCGTTAACTGAAGATCCACCAAAGGATGTCGCCTCTTCGATTCACAATCCGCTTGAAGAGGAGAGACGTCTCACTTACGTTGCTGTAACAAGAGCAAAAGAGGCGTTATATGTAACCTCCCCCAAACGTTACAGGGGGAAAGAAACGTCCGTCAGTCGCTTTTTTAAGGAAGCTTTTTAA
- a CDS encoding esterase/lipase family protein, translating into MFQLKGSKSLIVLLSLVLAFGICLQPIYADDLKEPIVSEDISTSGGSGSGGNPGTWYIGQTPDHLDHSLPVLLFVHGLNGEAQTWWKDNDMYSTAFYNGYQTAFIDLYPQKNMWDNGYLLSQKIEEISRYFGKELVLVTHSKGGIDGQSALVHYNAYPYVSNLVTLGSPHYGSQLADLAYSGSAWWLAAILGQRNDATYSLQTGYMSYFRSETDAHYNVGQNQYYTLAGTSWGSFASALWWGGLYLSSHGSNDGAVVVDNAYVPSGQMVRIDSWDHNEIKTGQTFDWFKPYLTTSSMTEQTQEGEESQSMTDSDQSNQSTQGASTQSNHYLSGGEHTGYATEAFAIENDVQSVTIHLLSDEPAQHITLRDPYGHAQPIQVNMTEAEQYLEGAYNHQIVLDNPRPGEWKIEASYQSGVDGAYFLYTEFETSSTYDFQVKEDADQGTFTIFASDTDVTSDDIEVQHSIDFLPDQAKLKEQGIKANDRLKLVTNEPVKDMTFTLPQVDQPGIYNITIEVEGETPEGFAYQRTIVETVYVDDKGKLYR; encoded by the coding sequence GTGTTTCAATTAAAAGGGTCCAAAAGTCTCATTGTTCTGTTAAGCCTCGTTTTAGCGTTTGGTATTTGTTTGCAACCGATCTACGCTGATGATCTCAAGGAACCTATTGTAAGTGAAGATATTAGCACGAGTGGTGGTAGCGGTTCTGGAGGTAATCCGGGTACATGGTATATTGGTCAAACACCCGATCATTTAGATCATAGCTTACCTGTTCTTTTATTTGTGCACGGGTTAAACGGGGAAGCGCAGACGTGGTGGAAAGACAATGATATGTATAGTACCGCATTTTATAACGGGTACCAAACCGCGTTTATAGACCTATATCCGCAGAAAAACATGTGGGATAACGGCTATCTTTTATCGCAAAAAATAGAAGAGATTTCTCGGTACTTTGGAAAAGAGCTCGTACTCGTGACTCATAGTAAAGGTGGCATTGATGGCCAGAGTGCTCTCGTCCACTACAATGCTTACCCTTACGTATCTAATTTGGTTACCTTGGGCTCTCCTCATTATGGCTCACAGCTCGCCGATTTAGCTTATAGTGGCTCCGCATGGTGGCTGGCAGCGATACTAGGACAGCGCAATGATGCCACTTACTCGCTTCAAACCGGTTATATGAGTTATTTTCGCTCTGAAACGGACGCCCATTATAATGTCGGTCAAAATCAATATTACACACTCGCAGGCACGAGCTGGGGGTCATTTGCATCAGCGTTATGGTGGGGCGGGTTATACCTGTCTAGTCACGGCTCAAATGATGGTGCCGTTGTGGTCGACAACGCTTACGTCCCAAGTGGCCAAATGGTTCGCATCGATTCTTGGGATCATAATGAGATAAAGACGGGGCAAACCTTCGACTGGTTTAAACCCTACCTGACAACATCAAGCATGACCGAGCAAACACAGGAAGGTGAAGAGTCACAATCGATGACAGATTCAGATCAATCCAACCAAAGCACACAAGGGGCGAGCACCCAAAGCAATCACTATTTAAGTGGGGGAGAACATACGGGCTATGCGACTGAAGCATTTGCCATTGAAAACGATGTGCAATCCGTCACGATTCATTTGTTAAGTGACGAACCCGCTCAACACATCACACTCCGAGATCCTTATGGCCATGCCCAGCCTATTCAAGTGAACATGACTGAGGCTGAACAGTATTTAGAAGGGGCTTACAATCATCAGATTGTATTAGATAACCCTCGACCGGGTGAGTGGAAGATAGAAGCCTCTTATCAGTCTGGAGTCGATGGAGCGTACTTCCTATATACAGAATTCGAGACCTCTTCAACGTACGATTTTCAAGTGAAAGAAGATGCGGACCAAGGGACATTCACCATTTTTGCTTCTGATACAGACGTGACAAGCGACGATATCGAGGTTCAGCATTCTATTGACTTTTTACCGGACCAAGCCAAACTTAAAGAGCAAGGGATCAAGGCGAATGATCGCTTAAAATTAGTCACAAACGAGCCGGTGAAGGATATGACCTTTACTCTACCACAGGTGGATCAGCCTGGTATTTACAATATTACAATAGAAGTCGAAGGTGAAACGCCTGAAGGATTTGCCTATCAGCGTACGATCGTTGAGACCGTCTACGTGGACGATAAAGGCAAGCTGTATCGTTAG
- the aroQ gene encoding type II 3-dehydroquinate dehydratase, which produces MKKVLMLHGINHNMFGKRDPKIYGTITLDDINQKLTLLGEALGIQVDTFQTNAEGEMVERIHQAYQDEVDAVIINAGAWTHYSYGIRDALDILEVPFIEVHMSNIHARDEFRHHSVFADIAQGQISGFGVDSYLLALRAAHTIIEQRG; this is translated from the coding sequence ATGAAAAAAGTACTCATGTTACATGGTATTAATCACAATATGTTCGGCAAAAGAGACCCAAAGATATATGGAACGATAACACTTGATGACATAAATCAAAAACTAACGCTACTTGGAGAAGCGCTTGGCATCCAAGTAGATACTTTTCAGACCAATGCAGAAGGCGAAATGGTTGAACGTATCCACCAAGCTTATCAGGATGAAGTGGATGCCGTAATTATTAATGCGGGAGCATGGACGCATTACAGCTATGGTATTCGCGATGCACTAGATATCCTCGAAGTCCCATTTATTGAGGTGCATATGTCTAATATTCATGCTAGAGATGAATTCAGGCATCACTCTGTATTCGCAGATATTGCTCAAGGTCAGATAAGTGGATTCGGTGTTGATAGTTACCTCTTAGCGTTAAGGGCCGCCCATACCATTATAGAGCAGAGGGGATAG
- a CDS encoding shikimate kinase, giving the protein MHTLEPSLQEKSIVFTGFMGVGKTTIGEQVAQKLGRTFIDIDQEIEAEYDMPTADIFKRIGEKAFREREKTLISHYSQQKLKIISVGGGAFLHKEVRDVCLENCIVIFLDISWDTWKERLNMLVDSRPVLQGRSLEDIEALFYKRQEVYAHHHLKIATDHLEIDEMLDTIIDSLKLS; this is encoded by the coding sequence ATGCATACACTTGAGCCATCCCTTCAAGAAAAGAGTATTGTTTTCACAGGTTTTATGGGTGTTGGTAAAACCACCATCGGTGAGCAAGTAGCCCAAAAATTGGGCCGCACGTTTATCGATATTGACCAAGAGATTGAAGCAGAGTACGACATGCCTACGGCTGACATTTTTAAACGTATCGGTGAGAAGGCTTTTCGCGAAAGAGAAAAGACGCTCATTTCTCATTATAGTCAGCAAAAACTAAAAATAATTTCAGTGGGCGGTGGGGCGTTTCTTCATAAAGAGGTCAGAGACGTCTGTCTAGAAAACTGTATTGTCATATTTTTGGATATATCTTGGGACACTTGGAAAGAGAGGCTTAACATGCTCGTTGATAGTCGCCCTGTTCTACAGGGGCGTTCACTTGAAGACATAGAAGCACTATTTTATAAAAGACAAGAGGTCTACGCTCACCATCACTTAAAAATTGCGACCGATCATTTAGAGATAGATGAAATGCTGGATACTATCATTGACTCTCTTAAGCTTTCTTGA
- a CDS encoding arylamine N-acetyltransferase, whose protein sequence is MSRMSDTTVDQFLAFLQVDRSAPSLSFLNTLIRQHQLKVKWENLSKILDGEKARQTGAYLPSLDEYVQRLVQHGFGGTCFTISIGFYHLLHSLSFQVDYLYMDPGHVCLRVDLDQPYYVDLGFCAPLYQAMPLYHSFEAQNNRETFNYTVSANNKITIFRGIGEEKVLDPTPIGLDQIWPLIERSYDWETSPSLKETTMFGYVDHKPTSLTHRTLKQHLGGGQKSVKVLSDAEIQYWVQRRFKMDDELYMRALDIHQRHVKLALVSQRSID, encoded by the coding sequence ATGAGCAGAATGAGCGACACGACCGTAGATCAATTCCTAGCATTCTTACAAGTCGACAGGTCAGCACCAAGTCTGTCTTTTTTGAATACACTCATCCGTCAGCATCAGCTCAAAGTGAAGTGGGAGAATCTATCTAAGATACTAGACGGGGAAAAAGCACGTCAGACGGGGGCATACCTTCCCTCGCTAGATGAATATGTTCAACGTTTGGTTCAACATGGGTTCGGCGGCACGTGCTTCACCATTTCAATCGGATTTTACCATTTGTTGCACTCACTTTCCTTTCAAGTCGATTACCTATATATGGACCCTGGACACGTCTGTTTGCGCGTGGACTTAGATCAACCTTATTATGTTGATCTTGGCTTTTGTGCCCCTTTGTACCAAGCCATGCCCCTCTATCACTCCTTTGAGGCGCAGAACAACAGAGAAACTTTTAATTACACGGTATCAGCAAACAACAAGATCACTATCTTTAGAGGCATCGGTGAGGAAAAAGTGTTAGATCCAACCCCCATAGGGTTAGATCAGATCTGGCCACTTATTGAACGTTCCTATGATTGGGAGACGTCACCCTCACTAAAAGAGACCACCATGTTCGGGTATGTGGATCATAAGCCCACCTCTCTCACCCATCGCACTTTAAAACAACACCTCGGTGGCGGGCAGAAAAGCGTAAAAGTATTATCAGATGCTGAAATACAGTATTGGGTGCAGCGTCGTTTTAAAATGGATGACGAGCTTTATATGCGTGCCCTAGATATTCATCAGCGTCATGTTAAACTTGCCTTAGTATCTCAAAGATCCATAGACTAA
- a CDS encoding ankyrin repeat domain-containing protein yields the protein MSTYQALALFQSIKDNELSEVKKQIESDPSLLKATDLDGVSIVMTAVYYGATDILEYIMSKGHELTIFEAAAAGRQDRVQALLEQDQSIVASYSPDGWTPLHLACFFGHYEVAEFLIQHGAPVDIRTKNEMDNLPIQTASSNKNLEIVALLLQNGADANAKQHHGGFTLLHEASLLGNVELVKLLLKHGADPHIANETGQTPIDIAKGQNFTEILALLQDVKV from the coding sequence ATGAGTACGTATCAGGCATTAGCATTATTTCAATCCATTAAAGACAACGAACTTTCTGAAGTGAAAAAGCAGATCGAAAGCGATCCTTCTTTATTAAAAGCAACAGACTTAGACGGCGTTTCAATCGTCATGACAGCCGTTTATTATGGGGCAACGGATATTTTGGAGTACATTATGTCTAAAGGACATGAGCTTACGATTTTTGAAGCGGCTGCAGCGGGTAGGCAAGATAGAGTTCAAGCGTTACTAGAGCAGGATCAGTCTATCGTTGCATCCTACAGTCCTGATGGATGGACGCCACTCCATTTGGCTTGTTTCTTTGGGCACTACGAAGTGGCTGAGTTTCTTATCCAACATGGTGCGCCGGTTGATATCAGAACAAAAAATGAGATGGACAACCTGCCAATTCAAACCGCTTCATCGAACAAAAACCTAGAAATTGTCGCGCTACTATTACAAAATGGGGCGGATGCTAACGCCAAGCAACACCATGGTGGCTTCACGCTTTTGCATGAGGCTTCTTTACTTGGAAACGTCGAGCTGGTCAAGTTACTACTCAAGCACGGAGCTGACCCACATATAGCTAATGAGACAGGTCAAACCCCTATAGACATCGCTAAAGGACAAAACTTTACAGAGATACTAGCACTTTTACAAGATGTTAAAGTGTAA
- a CDS encoding ferritin, producing the protein MISDKLHEKLNDQMNYEFFSSSSYLAMAAYCSAQSLDGFAHFFIVQSEEERYHGMKIFHFLNTIGKRAKITATTEPKNDFQSVLDCFEKSLQQEKEVTRRIYELSDIALNEREHATINFLKWFINEQVEEEDHFDSIIHKLKRIDQNSHAFFMLEQEFAKRTFSPSE; encoded by the coding sequence ATGATCAGTGACAAATTGCATGAGAAGCTCAATGACCAAATGAATTACGAATTTTTCTCATCGAGTTCCTACTTGGCTATGGCCGCTTACTGCTCTGCCCAAAGTCTAGACGGGTTTGCCCACTTTTTCATTGTTCAATCAGAGGAAGAGCGTTACCATGGGATGAAGATTTTTCACTTTCTGAACACGATAGGTAAACGAGCTAAAATTACGGCTACGACAGAACCGAAAAATGATTTTCAGTCGGTCTTAGATTGTTTTGAGAAAAGTTTACAACAGGAAAAAGAAGTGACGAGAAGGATTTATGAACTGTCCGATATTGCCCTTAATGAAAGAGAACATGCCACGATCAACTTTCTGAAGTGGTTCATTAACGAACAAGTTGAAGAGGAAGACCATTTTGACTCTATTATTCACAAGTTAAAACGTATCGATCAAAACAGCCATGCGTTCTTCATGCTTGAGCAAGAGTTTGCGAAGCGAACATTTTCACCCTCCGAATAA